In the Brienomyrus brachyistius isolate T26 chromosome 20, BBRACH_0.4, whole genome shotgun sequence genome, one interval contains:
- the lrit2 gene encoding leucine-rich repeat, immunoglobulin-like domain and transmembrane domain-containing protein 2, translating to MEPVLRRIPENMPQDLIKLRIENSHLTELPRGSFFNVSALEFLWLNFDNITVMDMKSLEGLSNLTELRLEGNKLSSVPWTAFQDTPNLKVLDLKHNQLDVLPENALRYLPRLTYLDLSFNKLNVISRDVFLSSALHHRSEKQGKCEEITASVVLALNDNPWLCDCRLKGFVDFIRSVNLPVILTNLYLTCTGPGFRVGKYFHEVELKSCMKPVATAPVTNLTRPLGFNATLTCLIKGSPDPVVQWTYGLKKIRGFTEIQTQMAEDTIKSELVIPSLHLAARGVYTCTAINIIGNSSTSITVNIKSLNTSSALLPMNSLASAEENASIDIRVAKQTVYGITLEWYAVTENPEETWYTIYFRRIDDAKKEMIYIGPGINSYSVNDLLPATKYEICVSLKNQAPRSSQCVIFMSGSDISELEQREKLIHIIVIVCAMVLAIPAGMYACNTESCLRCLDRCTEECRRNRHGEKNLKPGGRQDTFDSLQEGSNEGSCRDLNEDKGMRRFDEKSLKVKGDQRTTAELY from the exons ATGGAACCTGTCCTAAGAAGAATTCCTGAAAACATGCCTCAGGATTTAATAAAATTACGGATAGAGAATTCACATCTTACTGAACTACCCCGTGGCTCGTTCTTCAATGTCAGTGCCTTGGAGTTCCTTTGGTTGAATTTTGACAATATTACCGTCATGGACATGAAAAGCTTGGAGGGTCTCAGTAATTTGACAGAACTAAGACTTGAAGGGAATAAGCTGAGTTCAGTCCCATGGACAGCATTTCAGGATACACCAAATTTAAAGGTTCTGGATCTGAAACACAACCAATTAGATGTTCTACCAGAAAACGCTCTCCGATATTTGCCAAGGCTGACCTACTTAGACTTGTCTTTCAATAAGCTTAATGTCATATCTAGGGATGTCTTTCTGAGCTCAGCTCTACACCACAGATCAGAAAAACAAGGAAAATGCGAGGAGATCACTGCCAGTGTAGTTTTAGCACTTAATGACAATCCTTGGCTATGTGATTGCCGCCTGAAAGGTTTTGTAGATTTCATCAGGTCTGTCAACCTGCCTGTTATTTTAACAAACTTGTACTTAACATGCACAGGTCCGGGTTTCAGAGTTGGCAAGTATTTTCATGAAGTTGAACTAAAGAGTTGCATGAAGCCAGTTGCGACAGCACCAGTTACTAATCTCACAAGGCCATTGGGGTTTAATGCTACTCTAACATGCCTAATCAAAGGGAGTCCCGATCCAGTAGTCCAGTGGACATACGGTTTAAAGAAGATACGAGGATTCACTG AGATACAGACACAGATGGCTGAAGACACAATTAAGTCAGAGTTAGTGATCCCTTCACTGCATCTTGCTGCCAGGGGTGTCTACACATGCACTGCAATAAACATCATTGGCAACTCCTCTACCAGCATTACAGTGAACATCAAGTCCCTGAACACCTCGTCTGCACTGCTGCCTATGAACTCGTTGGCTTCGGCTGAAGAAAACGCATCCATAGACATCCGCGTCGCCAAGCAGACGGTGTACGGCATCACCCTAGAGTGGTACGCCGTGACGGAGAACCCAGAAGAAACCTGGTACACCATATACTTCAGAAGGATTGATGATGCCAAGAAAGAAATGATTTACATTGGGCCGGGGATCAACAGCTACTCAGTCAATGACCTCTTGCCTGCCACTAAGTATGAGATCTGCGTGTCCCTGAAGAACCAAGCGCCcaggagcagtcagtgtgtcatCTTCATGTCGGGCAGCGACATCAGCGAGCTGGAGCAGAGGGAGAAGCTCATTCACATCATTGTTATCGTCTGTGCCATGGTTCTGGCCATTCCCGCTGGGATGTATGCCTGCAACACCGAATCCTGCTTACGGTGCCTTGATCGTTGCACTGAGGAGTGTAGGAGGAACAGGCATGGGGAGAAGAATCTGAAGCCGGGGGGACGACAGGATACGTTCGACAGCCTCCAGGAAGGAAGCAACGAGGGCTCCTGTAGAGATCTTAATGAGGACAAGGGGATGAGGAGGTTCGATGAGAAATCGCTTAAAGTTAAAGGCGACCAAAGGACCACTGCTGAGCTCTACTAA
- the lrit1a gene encoding leucine-rich repeat, immunoglobulin-like domain and transmembrane domain-containing protein 1a, whose translation MRWRISAFLGLALVCLPLVWSLCPSQCSCFFHKLSDGSKARSVICNDPEISVVPANFPLDTSKLRIEKTGIRKIASETFHYLNNLEFLWMSFNALSSLYPDSFRGLSGLDELRLDGNALTSFPWKSLSDMPNLRLLDMHNNKIASVPAEAATYIKNLTYLDLSSNNLVTVPSEVLSVWLTVRPSQDAENSRMILGLHDNPWVCDCRLYDLVQFQKTPSPPVAFIDSRLRCAAPESLLGVLFSDAELRRCQGPRVHTAVARVKSAVGNNVLLRCGTVGVPIPDLSWSRTDGKQVNGTVQQEVSKEGIIWSILSVPAVSYRDSGKYICKATNFVGTADAIISLIIADAIKMDNEMSSAKQLRGKRPEGRGKPAYQEKLVARVSGPAAASKGPGMESYGFTGPYPNIESLSDGTTEEQMLGTTSEGKLLDVEKTLLSNLTANASSQQQDPDRRVVRSVKVIGDTDHTVSLNWRAPTAKNTTVFSVLYAVFGERDMRRINVSPGKNRITIEGLKPKTKYIACVCVKGLIPKKEQCVIFSTDEAASASGTQKLINVVVITVACVIAVPLTLIVCCGALKRRLKKLLGRNSKDVQDSYITFETLSPATNAKGLEGEYLTRLNLDESNRLLSARSSMDSEATVRAEGQPNEYFC comes from the exons ATGCGTTGGAGGATTAGTGCTTTTCTTGGCTTGGCCTTAGTTTGCCTTCCGCTCGTATGGAGCTTATGTCCTTCTCAGTGTAGCTGCTTCTTCCATAAACTAAGTGATGGGTCAAAGGCCAG GAGTGTCATTTGCAATGATCCTGAAATCTCAGTGGTCCCTGCAAATTTCCCACTGGATACTTCCAAACTCCGAATTGAAAAGACGGGAATCAGGAAGATAGCAAGTGAGACTTTCCATTATCTCAACAATCTGGAATTCTTGTGGATGTCTTTTAATGCACTATCCTCATTATATCCGGACAGTTTCCGTGGTCTGTCCGGCCTTGACGAGCTGCGTCTGGACGGAAACGCCCTCACGTCCTTCCCTTGGAAATCGCTCTCTGACATGCCCAATCTTCGACTTCTTGAcatgcacaacaacaaaatcgcctcagtcccagcagagGCGGCAACCTACATTAAAAACCTGACATATCTGGATCTGTCCAGCAACAACCTGGTAACTGTGCCCTCGGAGGTTCTGTCAGTGTGGTTAACCGTAAGGCCCTCTCAAGATGCAGAAAATTCCAGAATGATCCTAG GTCTTCACGATAATCCCTGGGTTTGTGACTGCCGACTGTACGACCTGGTCCAGTTCCAGAAGACCCCATCTCCACCCGTGGCCTTCATAGACAGCAGGCTGAGGTGTGCCGCGCCCGAGAGCCTCTTGGGGGTGCTGTTCAGCGATGCCGAACTCAGGCGCTGCCAGGGGCCAAGGGTGCACACCGCAGTGGCCCGCGTTAAGAGCGCCGTGGGCAATAATGTCCTGCTGCGCTGTGGCACCGTCGGCGTGCCCATACCAGACCTGTCCTGGAGTAGGACTGATGGCAAGCAAGTGAACGGGACGG TTCAACAAGAGGTTTCAAAGGAAGGCATTATCTGGTCCATTTTAAGTGTTCCTGCCGTTTCATACCGTGACTCCGGGAAATACATTTGCAAAGCAACAAACTTTGTCGGAACTGCAGACGCCATTATCTCACTAATCATAGCGGATGCCATAAAGATGGACAATGAAATGAGCAGCGCGAAACAGTTAAGGGGGAAAAGACCAGAAGGGCGGGGAAAGCCTGCTTACCAGGAAAAACTTGTGGCAAGGGTCTCAGGCCCAGCAGCCGCCAGTAAGGGGCCTGGTATGGAATCATACGGCTTCACTGGACCATACCCTAACATCGAGAGCCTCTCAGATGgcaccacagaggaacagatGCTTGGAACAACTAGCGAGGGGAAGTTGCTGGatgtggagaagaccctgcTGAGCAACCTGACTGCAAATGCCTCATCACAGCAGCAAGACCCAGACAGGCGAGTGGTCAGATCAGTAAAGGTGATCGGGGACACTGACCACACAGTGTCCCTGAACTGGAGGGCCCCCACAGCGAAAAACACCACAGTATTCAGCGTGCTCTATGCTGTTTTCGGAGAGCGGGACATGCGGCGGATTAACGTCAGCCCGGGAAAGAACAGGATCACTATTGAGGGACTGAAGCCAAAGACAAAGTAtattgcatgcgtgtgtgtgaaggGGCTCATTCCCAAAAAGGAGCAGTGTGTGATCTTCTCAACAGATGAGGCAGCCAGTGCCAGTGGGACCCAAAAGCTCATTAACGTAGTTGTGATCACTGTTGCCTGTGTGATCGCCGTTCCTCTGACTTTGATCGTCTGCTGCGGGGCACTGAAGAGACGCCTCAAGAAACTCCTGGGTAGAAACTCAAAAGACGTCCAGGACTCATACATCACCTTTGAGACACTGTCCCCGGCAACAAATGCAAAGGGCCTCGAGGGAGAGTACCTGACAAGGCTGAACCTCGACGAGTCCAATCGACTCCTCTCAGCCAGGTCAAGCATGGACTCAGAGGCAACTGTCAGAGCTGAGGGACAGCCGAATGAGTACTTCTGCTGA